The genomic segment AGGTGACTCTTAAGCATTCGGTGCATCCTTGCAACAGAATCCGGCCCGCCCCTAGCGACAAGTCGGGCGCCGGTAACGACGCCGTCTGTGTGGTTATCGGTGGGCGCGGTTGCCACGCTTGAGCCGGTCTTGGTGAGAATGCAGATTTTTTCTGCTCGGGCGCCGCCCCGCGGTTGTCCGCGCTCAGCCCCCCGCGCATGCTTGACACGCTATCACCCGGTTTCTGAGAATACCCGCTTGTTTCGGCGCAAGCTCAATCGCTGCCGATCCTTGCACCCGAAATGAAAACGCGCCGCCAGCTCTTCACCCCATGACCATCCCCACGCCACGACGCCCCCGGCGCCCCGGCGTGACCATCTCCACGAACGCCGGGCGCTTGTAGCGCGGGTGCGTGCCGCGACGCCCGTCCTCGCGGCGCGGCAACGGCCGCCGCCCGCGTCGTTCTCCGCCGACCAATCCACCCGCGATCAGACAGTAGTCGATGGACCAAAACGCCATCAATCTCAAGGCGATCGCCAACGAGCTCGGGCTCGACCCAGGCGGGGTCGCGCAGACCGTGCAGCTGTTGGACGCCGGCAACACGGTGCCGTTCATCACGCGCTACCGCCGGGACGCGACCGGCGGTTTTGACGAGCAGCAGATCGAGGCCGTCCGCGACCGCGTGCACCGCGCGCGGCAGCTAGAGGAGCGGCGCGAGTCGATCCTCCGCTCGCTCAAGGGCCAGCGCAAGCTCACCGACGAGCTGCAGGAGCTGATCGCCAAGGCGTCGTCCGTCGCGCAGCTCGAGGACCTCTACCTGCCGTTCAAGCCGAAGCGGCAGTCGCTGGCGGAGAAGGCCAAGGCCCAGGGCCTGGCGCCGTTGGCGGACGAGATCTTCCGCGCCGCCGAGAGCTGCGCCGACCTGGACGCCCGCGCCGCGGAGTTCATTGACGCCGAGCAGGAGGTGCCCGACGCGGCCACCGCATTGGTTGGCGCGGGGCACATCCTGGCGGAGCGTTTCGCCGAGTCGACCACGCTCCGCAAGCGCGCCCGCCGTGTGGTGGGTGATAGCGGCTTCCTGGTGAGCAAGCAGGCCGACGGGCTGTCGGAGAAACGCAAGGCGGCGTTCAAAGACTTCCTCGACTACCGCGAGAAGCTCAGCCGCGCGCCGACGCACCGCGTGCTGGCGATCAACCGCGGCGAGCGCGAGAAGGCGCTGAAGGTGAGCGTCGAGTGCGACGCGCCGGCGATCGAGCAGGCGGCGATCGAGCTGCTGGTCCCCGACGAGCACGCGCACCGCGAGTTCCTGCTGGGCTGCGCGCGCGACGCCGTCCGCCGGCTGCTGATCCCCAGCCTGCAGCGCGAGGCCCGCCGCAGCCTGACCGAGAAGGCCGAGGAGCACTCGCTGACGGTATTCGCCCGCAACCTCCGCCGGCTGCTGCTGCAGCCGCCGATCCGCGGCAAGCGGGTGCTGGCGCTCGACCCCGGGTACAAGAACGGCTGCAAGCTGGCCGCGCTGGACGAGTTCGGCGGCGTGCTGGCGCACGACCTGATCCACCTGGTCGGCGACGACGCCAAGCAGGCCGACGGCCGCCGCCGCCTGGCCGAGATGATCCGCGAGCACAACGTCGAGCTGATCGCCATCGGCAACGGCCGCGCGTGCCGCCCCAGCGAGCAGCTGGTCGCCGACCTGCTGGCCGACGAGCTCAAGGACCACGACGCGCACTACGTCGTGGTCAACGAGGCCGGCGCCAGCGTCTACTCCACCAGCACCATCGGCCGCGAAGAGCTGCCCGACCTGGACGCGTCGCATCGCAGCGCGGTGTCCATCGCGCGGCGGCTGCAGGACCCGCTCAGCGAGCTGGTGAAGATCGACCCCGCCAGCCTCGGCGTGGGCCTGTACCAGCACGACTCGCGCAGCAAGCCGATGCGCGACACGCTCAACCAGGTGGTCGAGTCATGCGTCAGCTTTGTCGGCGTCGACCTCAACAACGCCAGCCCCACACTGCTGTCGCACGTGGCCGGCCTGAACCCGCTGACCGCCCGCCGGGTGTACGACCACCGCGTCGAGCACGGCCCGTTCAAGAGCCGGCAGTCGCTGCTAGAGGTGAAGGGCGTCGGCGAGTCGGCGTTCGTGCAGTCGGCCGGCTTCCTAAAGGTCGAGGACGGCGAGAACCCGTTGGACTCCACGTGGGTCCACCCCGAGAGCTACGACGCGGCCGCCAAGCTGCTGGAGCTGGTCGGCGTCGACGCGGCAGAGCTCCGCACGCCCGCCGGCGGCGTCAAGTTCCAGGAGGCGCTCGAGCAACGCAACCGCGACGAGCTGGCCGCGTCGGTCGGCGTTGGGCGGCTGTCGCTCGACCAGCTTGTCGACTCGCTCGCCCGGCCCGGCCGCGACCTCCGCGACGACCGGCCGCCGCCGGTCTTCCGCCGCGACGTGGTGAAGCTGGACGACCT from the Posidoniimonas corsicana genome contains:
- a CDS encoding Tex-like N-terminal domain-containing protein, with translation MDQNAINLKAIANELGLDPGGVAQTVQLLDAGNTVPFITRYRRDATGGFDEQQIEAVRDRVHRARQLEERRESILRSLKGQRKLTDELQELIAKASSVAQLEDLYLPFKPKRQSLAEKAKAQGLAPLADEIFRAAESCADLDARAAEFIDAEQEVPDAATALVGAGHILAERFAESTTLRKRARRVVGDSGFLVSKQADGLSEKRKAAFKDFLDYREKLSRAPTHRVLAINRGEREKALKVSVECDAPAIEQAAIELLVPDEHAHREFLLGCARDAVRRLLIPSLQREARRSLTEKAEEHSLTVFARNLRRLLLQPPIRGKRVLALDPGYKNGCKLAALDEFGGVLAHDLIHLVGDDAKQADGRRRLAEMIREHNVELIAIGNGRACRPSEQLVADLLADELKDHDAHYVVVNEAGASVYSTSTIGREELPDLDASHRSAVSIARRLQDPLSELVKIDPASLGVGLYQHDSRSKPMRDTLNQVVESCVSFVGVDLNNASPTLLSHVAGLNPLTARRVYDHRVEHGPFKSRQSLLEVKGVGESAFVQSAGFLKVEDGENPLDSTWVHPESYDAAAKLLELVGVDAAELRTPAGGVKFQEALEQRNRDELAASVGVGRLSLDQLVDSLARPGRDLRDDRPPPVFRRDVVKLDDLEIGAELAGVVLNVVDFGAFVDIGLSESGLVHVSQLSSGYVRDPHTVVAVGDRVRVWVTSIDVQRRRVALTMIKPGTPRQEGPRKKERPPKEKEGGGDRRPRAKRARAEQGGKQNDRAKPRRGGRREERQPQGPRVFEQRAKKETRSLSKEMEEGKEAMRSFGDLLQFHRKKSSDDNGDK